A single window of Betta splendens chromosome 11, fBetSpl5.4, whole genome shotgun sequence DNA harbors:
- the LOC114865622 gene encoding C-type lectin domain family 4 member E-like, giving the protein MSRVQTYKEGEAAASQQAESNTGSKVRSERVALLLLSALLAAAAVVIYRLSFAHFQTNKNLQMLKDENEAMRENLTAESCPTCEPGWDQHGGSCYYFSSNKLNWNQSRSDCKGRGADLVQINSKEEQRFLDDKVGGKITSYIDSFWIGLTDSKEKGRWLWVDDSPLNTSLSFWYKNEPNNWTGENPAGEDCVMMGVQGGATDLKCWFDRSCKVPLRRICEKAAKTG; this is encoded by the exons ATGAGCCGAGTACAAACCTACAAAGAAG gtgaagctgctgcctccCAACAAGCAGAGTCTAacacggggtcaaaggtcagatcagAGAGAGTGGccctgctgcttctcagtgCTCTGCTGGCAGCTGCTGCCGTTGTTATTTACCGTCTCT cttttgcacattttcaaaCCAATAAAAATCTGCAAATGTTGAAGGATGAAAATGAAGCAATGAGGGAAAATCTGACAG CTGAATCGTGTCCAACGTGTGAACCAGGCTGGGATCAACATGGAGGAAGCTGTTATTATTTCTCctccaataaactgaactggaaccagagCAGAAGTGACTGTAAAGGTCGAGGAGCAGATCTGGTCCAGATAAACAGTAAAGAGGAGCAG AGGTTCCTGGACGACAAAGTGGGAGGAAAAATTACTTCTTATATCGACTCGTTCTGGATCGGACTGACAGATTCAAAGGAAAAAGGCAGATGGTTGTGGGTGGACGACTCACCTCTGAACACAAG tttgtctttttggtACAAAAATGAACCAAACAACTGGACTGGAGAAAATCCTGCTGGAGAGGACTGTGTTATGATGGGAGTACAAGGAGGAGCTACAGACCTGAAGTGTTGGTTTGACAGATCCTGTAAAGTACCTCTAAGAAGAATCTGTGAGAAAGCAGCTAAAACTGGATGA